The DNA window GATCTGCCTGACCTCTGCCTATCGTTATGCCGAGGCCGGGCTGGTGGCGCCCTTCGACTATGCCTCGATGCTGCTGGCGCTGGTGATCGGCTATTTCGTCTTCGCCGAGGTCCCGACGCCGATGGTGCTGATCGGCGCCGGCCTGATCATCGCGGCCGGCGTCGTCATCATCTGGCGCGAACGCCAGCTGGGTCTGGAACGAGGCCGCGCGCGCAAGGGGGTCACCCCCCAGGGCTGAGGCGCGCGGCCCGGTCTGCGCCTCAGGCGCGGACGTGTTTCTCGTAGGTCTCGGCGATGTCGTGGGTCAGCGCGCCGACCTCGAAACTGTAATCGCCGATCTCGGCCACCGGGGTCACCTCGGCGGCGGTGCCGGTCAGCCAGCACTGCTCGAAGCCTTCCAGCTCCGCGGCCTCGATATGGCGCTCATGCACGGTCACGCCCTTCTCCTGCAGCAGGCCGATCACGGTCTGACGGGTCAGCCCGTTCAGGAAGCAGTCGGCCTTGGGCGTATGCACCTCGCCATCCTTGACGAAGAAGATGTTCGCGCCGGTCGCCTCGGCCACATAGCCGCGATAGTCGAACATCATCGCATCGGTGCAGCCCTTGGCATGCGCCGCGTGCTTGGACATGGTGCAGATCATGTAAAGCCCCGCCGCCTTGGCCTGGCTCGGCACGGTTTCCGGGCTCGGCCGCTTCCATTTGGAAATGTCGAGCTTGGCGCCCTTCATCTTGGCCGCGCCGTAATAGGCGCCCCATTCCCAGACCGCGATCGCCATCCGGACCGGGTTCTGTTCCGAGGCCACGCCCATGTCGGGGCCCGATCCGCGCCAGGCCAGCGGACGCACATAGCAGTCGGTCAGCCCGTTCGCCTTAATCACCTCGGCCTTGGCGTCCTCGATCTGGTCGACCGTATAGGGGATCTCGAAGTCGATCATGTTGGCCGAGCGCTTGAGGCGCTCGGAATGCTCGCGCGACTTGAAGATCTTTCCGCCATAGGCCCGCTCGCCTTCGAATACCGCGGAGGCGTAATGCAGGGCATGGGTCAGGATGTGCACATTGGCCTCGCGCCAGGGCACCAGTTTCCCATCCATCCAGATAACGCCGTCGCGGTCATCGTAGCCAGTCATGGCCTTCGTCCTCTTCTTTTCCCCCTCTGGGGTCCTGATTTCTGAAAATTGCTGATCTTAAGTCCGCATCGGACATAATGTTGCGCAAATTTCACCGCTCGCTACCAGTTGAGTCTTGGAAAGTCAACAAGGCTGACATAAGATTGCTGAAATTTCGGTCACGATGCGAAAGACGGGAGGTTGCGATGGCCCAGATCGCCCCGGCGGTTGCCCAGAAGAGCGGCGAAAGCCTGCTGTTTCTGACGGACGAACAGTTGCGAAAGGGGATCGAGGCGATGTTCTTCGCCTATCGCGGCTTCACCGCGGATCCCGACCGGATTCTCGAGGAACGGGGCTACGGCCGGGCCCATCACCGGGCGGTCCATTTCATCCACCGGGCGCCGGGGACCACCGTCAACAACCTGCTCTCGATCCTCGGCGTGACCAAGCAGTCGCTCAACCGTGTGCTGCGGTCGCTGATCGAGGACGGGCTGGTCGAAAGCCGGGTCGGGCATCGCGACAAGCGCGAACGCCACCTCTATCTGACCGAGGCCGGGCTCGATCTCGAACATCATCTCTCCGACGCGCAGCGCGCGCGGATGCGCGATGCCTATCGCGCCGCGGGCCCTGCCGCGGTGGCGGGCTTTCGCCAGGTGCTCGAGGCGATGATGGATCCCGAGATGCGCCGCCATTTCCACCGTATCACCGAGCGCGGGTCATGATGGGCGAGGCCGAGCTTCACCTTCTGATCGTCGACGACGATGAGCGGATTCGCGAGTTGCTGCGCAAGTTCCTGATGCGGCAGGGCTTCTGGGTCAGCACCGCACGCGATGCCGATCATGCCCGCAAGCTGTTGCAGGGGCTCGAATTCGATCTGATCGTGCTTGACGTGATGATGCCGGGCGAGGATGGCATCGCGCTGACCGGCGCGCTCCGGCAGGCGATCACGACGCCGATCCTGTTGCTGACCGCGCGCGGCGAGACCTCGGACCGGATCCGGGGGCTCGAGGCCGGGGCGGACGACTATCTGCCGAAGCCCTTCGAGCCGAAAGAGCTTCTGCTCAGGATCAACGCCATCCTGCGCCGGGTGCCGCAGCTGCGCCCCGAGAACGAGCTGCCGCAGGTGCTGCAACTGGGCCCGGTCCGCTACGATGTCGGCCGGGGTGAGCTGTGGCAGGGCGAGGAGCGGGTCAGGCTGACCGCGACCGAGGCCCAGCTGATGAAGATCTTCTCGGCCAGTCCGGGCGAGGCGGTCAGCCGGACCCGGCTGGTAGAGGAGCTGGGCCGCGATGGCGGGCAGGCGCAGGAACGTGCCGTCGACGTGCAGATCACCCGGCTTCGCCGCAAGATCGAGAACGACCCGAAACAGCCCCGCTATCTGCAGACCGTGCGGGGCGAGGGCTACATGCTGGCGCCCGACTGATCCCGACACTAATCCCGCCCGGCGCCCGGCGCCCGCGTCCGTTCCGGCCCGGCGGAGGCTACTTGAGCGCGGGGCTTGCCCGCAGGCGGCGTGCCCGCGTAGCCTTGGGCCATGACCACGGCGTTCCTGACCCATCCGGACGGGCTCGATCACGCGACCCCGCCCGGCCATTCCGAATGTGCCGGCCGGCTGCGCGCCGTGACCGGGGCGTTGTCGGCCGGGCGTTTCGCGGGGCTTCTGCGCGCCGAGGCGCCGCTGGCTGACGAGGCAGACCTGCTGCGCGCCCATCCGCAGGCCCATATCGACGCGGTCAGGGCCGCGATCCCGGCCGGGGGCACGGCGCCGCTCGATCCCGATACCCATGTCTCGCCCGGGTCGTACCGGGCGGCGCTCCGGGCGCTGGGCGGCGTGTTGCGGGCGGTCGACATGGTGATGGCAGGCACGGCCGCCAATGCATTCGTCGCGATGCGTCCGCCCGGCCATCACGCCGAACCGGCGCGCGCCATGGGCTTCTGCCTGTTCTCGAACATCGCCATCGCCGCGAAATACGCGCTCGACCGGCATGGGCTGTGCCGCGTCGCGGTCGTCGATTTCGACGTGCATCACGGCAACGGCACCCAGGACGTTCTTTGGGACGAGCCGCGCACGCTCTTCGTCTCGAGCCATCAGATGCCGCTTTATCCCGGCACCGGCGAGGCGGCCGAGACCGGCATTGCGGAGAATGTGCTGAATCTGCCGCTGGCACCCCGCAGCGACGGGCGGGCCTTCCGCGCGGCCTTCGAGGCCCATGCGCTGCCCCGGCTCGACGCCTTTGCCCCGGATCTTGTTCTGGTCTCGGCCGGGTTCGACGCCCATGCCGCCGATCCGCTGGCCGAACTGGCCTGGCGGGTCGAGGATTTCGCCTGGATCACCCACCGCCTCTGCGACATCGCGGAGACCCATTCGGGGGGGCGGCTGGTCTCGACACTGGAGGGCGGATATGATCTTGAAGCCTTGGGGGCCTCTGCGGCGGCCCATGTGGCGGTGCTGATGGAGCGGGGGGCATGACGGAAAAAACCATCGGGGAAATGACCTTCGAGGATGCGATGCGGGCTCTGGAAGAGGCCGTCGCCGCGCTTGAACGCGGTGACGTGCCGCTGGAAGAGTCGATTGCGCTCTCCGAACGCGCGATGAAGCTGCGGCAGCATTGCGAAGCCAAGCTGCGCGATGCCGAGGCCAAGATCGAGGCGATGACGCTTGACGCGTCGGGCAACCCCACAGGGACGAAACCGGCCGAAGGTCTTTGACAGCGATGTTCCAGTCCAGCCTGAAATCCGCCGCCGAGCGGATCGAGACGCGTTTGACCGAGGCGCTTGCGGGGGCCGCCGACCAGCCCGTCACCCATGCGATGCGCTATGCCGTCTCGGGCGGCAAGCGGCTGCGCGGTTTCCTGGTGCTCGAGTCGGCCGCACTTTACGGCATCGCGCCCGAGGCGGCGGTCGATGCCGCGGCGGCGGTCGAGGCGCTGCATGCCTACAGCCTCGTGCATGACGACATGCCCTGCATGGACAATGACGACCTGCGCCGGGGCCAGCCCACGTTGCATGTCAAATGGGATGAGGGCACCGCGCTTCTGACCGGCGATGCGCTGCAGACGCTGGCTTTCGATCTGCTGGCCGCGCCCGCCTGCCATCCGGACCCGGCGGTGCGGATCGACCTTGTGGCCTCGCTGGCGAAGGCCTCGGGCATCGACGGCATGGTGCTGGGCCAGGCTCAGGACATCGCCGCCGAGACCGCCGGCCGGCCGCTGACGCTGGACGAGATCACCGCGCTTCAGGCCAACAAGACCGGCGCGCTGATCCGCTGGTCGGCCGAGGCGGGCGCCCGTCTGGCCGGCGCCGATACCGGCCCGCTCACCGCCTATTCCACCGCGCTCGGCCTTGCCTTCCAGATCGCCGACGACATTCTCGATGTCGAGGGCGACGCCGCCAAGACCGGCAAGCGGGTCCACAAGGATGCCGAGGCCGGCAAGGCGACCTTCGTGTCGCTTCTCGGGCTCGACGGTGCCCGCGCCCGGGCCCGCGCCCTGGTCGAGGAGGCCGAGGCCGCACTTTCTTCCTTTGGCGGGCAGGCCGATCCGCTGAAGGCCGCCGCCCGTTTCGTCATTTCCCGCGAGTCATAATCCAGGTAACGCCCAGGGAGGGCTGTCCCAGTGAATAACCGCCCGAATACCCCGCTTCTCGACGGGATCGCCAGCCCTTCGGATCTGAAGGGGCTCTCGGATGCCCAGCTCGCGCAGGTCGCGCAGGAGCTCCGGCAGGAGGTGGTCTCGGCAGTCTCCGAAACCGGTGGGCATCTGGGAGCGGGGCTTGGCGTGGTCGAGCTGACCGTGGCCCTGCATGCGGTCTTCGACACCCCCCGCGACAAGCTGATCTGGGACGTGAGCCATCAGTGCTATCCGCACAAGATCCTGACCGGGCGCCGCGACCGCATCCGCACGCTGCGCCAGCAGGGCGGGCTGTCGGGTTTCTGCAAGCGTTCGGAAAGCGAATTCGACCCGTTCGGCGCGGGCCACAGCTCGACCTCGATCTCGGCCGCGCTGGGCTTTGCCGTCGCCCGCGATCTGGGCACCGCGCCCGAGGCCGGCGTGGGCGATGCCATCGCGGTGATCGGCGACGGCTCGCTCTCGGCCGGGATGGCCTATGAGGCGCTGAACCATGCGGGCCATCTGGGCAAGCGGCTGATCGTGATCCTGAACGACAACGAGATGTCGATCGCACCGCCCGTCGGCGCCATGTCGCGCTATCTGAACCGGCTTTACGCGGGCGCGCCGTTCCAGGAATTCAAGTCCATCGCCAAGGGCGCGATCAAGCACCTGCCCGAGCCCTTCCAGGAGGGCGCCAAGCGCGCCAAGGATCTGGTCAAGCAGGTCACCGTCGGCGGCACGCTGTTCGAGGAGCTGGGCTTTTCCTATGTCGGCCCGGTCGACGGCCACGATCTCGAACAGTTGCTGGCGATCCTGCGCACCGTCAAGACCCGCGCCACCGGCCCGATGCTGATCCATGCGATCACCAAGAAGGGCAAGGGCTATGCCCCGGCCGAGAACGCGCCCGATTGCGGCCATGGCGTCTCGAAATTCGACATCGAGACCGGGGTCCAGAAGAAGACCCCCGCCAATGCGCCAAGCTATACCAAGGTCTTCGCCGAGGCGCTGATCCGCGAGGCCCGCGCCGACCGCAAGGTGGTGGCCGTCACCGCGGCGATGCCCGACGGCACCGGGCTGAACCTCTTTGCCGAGCGCTTCCCCGAACGCATCTTCGATGTCGGCATCGCCGAGCAGCATGCCGTCACCTTCTCGGCCGGGCTGGCGGCGGGCGGGCAGAAGCCCTTCTGCGCGATCTATTCGACCTTCCTGCAGCGCGGCTATGACCAGATCGTCCATGACGTCGCGATCCAGCGGCTGCCGGTGCGCTTTGCCATCGACCGCGCGGGGCTGGTGGGCGCCGATGGCGCGACCCATGCCGGGGCCTTCGATACCGCCTTCCTCGCGAACCTGCCGGGGATGGTGGTGATGGCCGCCGCCGACGAGGCCGAGCTTGTGCATATGGTCGCGACCGCCGTCGCCCATGACGAAGGCCCCATCGCCTTCCGCTATCCGCGCGGCGAAGGCGTGGGCGTCGAGCTTCCCGAAAAGGGCGTGCCGCTTGAAATCGGCAAGGGCCGCATCGTCCAGGAGGGCAAGCGCGTCGCGCTTCTGAGCTTTGGCACCCGGCTGAAGGAGGTCCGCGAGGCTGCCAAGGCGCTGTCCGCCGAAGGGATCGAGCCTACCATCGCCGATGCCCGTTTCGCCAAGCCGCTGGACGAGGAGCTGATCCTGCAGCTGGCTCGCGAGCATGAGGCGCTGATCACCATCGAGGAGGGCGCCATCGGCGGCTTCGGCAGCCATGTGGCCCAGCTTCTGGCCGAGAAGGGCGTCTTCGACGAGGGGCTCAAGTTCCGCTCGATGGTGCTGCCCGATACCTTCATCGACCATGCCAGCGCCGAGGCGATGTATGCCGATGCCCGGCTGAACGCGGCCGATATCGAGGCCAAGGTGCGCCAGGTTCTGGCCGGCGGTGCGGCGCAGGCCGCGCTTCGGGCCTGACGAAAGCAGGGCCCGGGAAAGTAAGCCCTGCGAAAATCGGGCCTGAGACGTTGCTTGAAAGTCGGGCGCCCCGACGCGGGCGCCCGGGCCGATGCAAGCGCTGAACTCAGCGGATCATTGCGGCGCGTTCGGCCTCCAGCAAGGCTGCCAGCCCGGCACGATAGTCGGGATGGCGCAGATGGACCCCGAGGTCGGTCTTGATCCGGTCGTTCCGGACCCTCTTCGATTCTGCGTAGAAGCTGCGGGCCATCGGGCTCAGCTCGGCCTTCTCGAAGGGGATGGCGGGCGGCACCGGCAGGCCCAGCATCTCGGCCGCGAAGGCGATCACCTCGTCGGGCGGGGCGGGCTCGTCATCGGCGAGGTTGTAGACCGCACCGGGATCTGGCGCGGCCATCGAGGCGGCCAGTACCTGGGCGATATCCTCGACATGGATGCGCGAGAACACCTGGCCCTCCTTGACGATGCGCTGGGCGCGGCCCTCGCGCACCCGCTCGAGCGGCGAGCGGCCGGGCCCGTAGATCCCAGCCAGCCGGAAGATATGCAGCGGCAGGTCCAGCGCGGCCCAGCCCGCCTCGGCCGCGACCCGGGCCGCGCCGCGCGAGGTTGCCGGGGTCAGCTCTGCACTCTCGTCGACCCAGTCGCCGCCATGATCGCCATAGACCCCGGTGGTCGAGAGATAGCCGACCCAGCGCAGATGGCGGGCCGCGCGCAGGGTCTCGCCCAGGGCTGCCAGCACCGGGTCGCCCGAGGCCCCGGGCGGCACCGAGGTCATGAGATGCGTGGCTGCGGCCAGATCGGGGCCGAGATCCTCGCCGGGCCAGATCCGGGCCTCGATGCCGGTTCGGCGCAGGGCCTCGACGCCCTCGGGGCTGCGGCTGGTGCCGATCACGCGCCAGCCCGGTCCGAGGCTCTGCGCAAGCTCGCGGGCCGAATATCCATGCCCGATGGAAAGAAGGGTACCTGTCATGCCCCATAGATTGCCCCGGACGGCGCCAGTGGCAAGGGGCGGGGTCGGGTCTGCGGCGCAGCGCCCCGTATCGGCGAAGGGCAAGGATTGTGCCCCGGGCTTTCCGAGAGCGAGGCTTGCGCCCGGGGCTTGCAGAGAGCGAGGCTTGCGCCTCGCGGGCAAAGCGTGACACTTGGCCCGAGCCCGACCCAGCCGACCGGAGACCCGCCCATGCCGGACCACAGCGATTTGCCGCTTTCCAGCCCCAGCCTGCCCGCCCCCGAAAGCTTCACCGATGCGGCCCGGGCGGTCGAGCGGCTGGTCGAGATCTACGAAACCGCAATCGGCTTTCTCAGGGCTCGTTTCGACGAGGTGCTGGCCGGATCGGCCCCCCGCGCCCGATTCCGCGCGGTCTATCCCGAGATCCGCTTTTCCACCGTCACCCATGCCCTGGTCGACAGTCGCCTGTCCTTCGGTCATGTCGCCGAGCCCGGGACCTATGTCACCACCGTCACCCGGCCCGATCTTTTCGCCAATTACCTGCGCCAGCAGATCGGCCTGCTTCTGGAAAACCACGGTCAGCCGGTGGTGATCGGGCCCTCGACCACGCCGATCCCGATTCATTTCGCGATGGGCAGCGCCGGGGTCACGGTGCCCCAGGACGGCGCGCTGGATGTGCCTTTGCGCGATCTCTTCGATGTTCCGGACCTGACCACGACCAATGACGACATCGTCAACGGCACCTGGTCGATGCCCGAGGGCGTGGCCCGGCCGCTGGCGCCCTTCACCGCGCAGCGGGTCGATTATTCTCTGGCCCGGCTCGCGCATTACACTGCGACCGCGCCCGAGCATTTCCAGAACCATGTCCTGTTCACCAACTACCAGTTCTATGTCGAGGAATTCGAGGCGCTGGCGCGGCGGGCGCTGGCCGATCCGGACAGCGGCTATACCGCGCTGGTCGGCCCCGGCAATGCCGAGATCCGGGCGCCCGAGACCCAGCTGCCGGTGCCGCTCAAGCTGCCGCAGATGCCCTCCTATCACCTCAAGCGCCCCGACGGGCAGGGCATCACGCTGGTCAATATCGGCGTCGGCCCCTCGAATGCGAAGACCGCGACCGATCATATCGCGGTGCTGCGCCCGCATGCCTGGCTGATGGTGGGCCATTGCGCGGGCCTGCGGAATTCGCAGCGGCTGGGCGATTTCGTGCTGGCCCATGGCTATCTGCGCGAGGATCACGTGCTCGACAACGATCTGCCGCTCTGGGTGCCGATCCCGGCGCTGGCCGAGATCCAGGTCGCGCTGGAGGATGCGGTCGAGGAGGTGACGCAGCTCGAGGGCTATGGGCTCAAGCGGATCATGCGCACCGGCACGGTGGCCACCATCGACAACCGCAACTGGGAACTGTCGGACCAGACCGGCCCGGTGCAGCGGCTGTCGCAGTCCCGCGCCATCGCGCTCGACATGGAAAGCGCCACCATCGCCGCCAATGGTTTCCGCTTCCGGGTGCCCTATGGCACGCTGCTTTGCGTGTCGGACCGGCCCTTGCATGGCGAACTGAAGCTGCCCGGCATGGCTTCGGATTTCTACAAGACCCAGGTTGCGCGGCATCTGGCCATCGGGGTCCGGGCGATGGAGCTTTTGCGCGACATGCCGCTGGAACGCATCCATAGCCGCAAGCTGCGCAGCTTCGAGGAGACGGCCTTTCTCTGACCCATGCGCATCGCCCGGGCGATGCGGTTCGGGATAGGGCGGGTCCGGGCGCATGCGCCGTCGTTTTCGTTTTCGGTTTCGGGTGAGGCCTTTGGGCCCGGGAACCGGGGAAAAGCGCCGGTGCGGTCGGCTTCGGCTTGCGCATTGCCGCCGATGGGCGGAAAAACGGTCGCAGAACGCTATGAAATACGGTTGTTTGCCCCACAAATGGTTGTGTGGGTCCGCAATACTGAGTTAAATACACGCGACACGCCCCCATAGAGGGCAGGAACGAGGAGACCATACATGGCCAAACCCATGACCAAGACCCAGCTGGTTGCGGCCCTCGCCGAGGAGATGGAGGCCGACAAGAAAACGGCCTCTGCCGCCCTCGACGCGATCACCGCGATCATCACCCGTGAGGTGGCGGCCGGCGGTTCGGTGACCCTGCCCAGCGTGGGCAAGATCTACTGCCGCGAGCGCCCCGAGCGCATGGTGCGCAACCCCGCCACCGGCGAGCAGTTCAAGAAGGACGCCGACAAGGTGGTGAAGGTTACCATCGCCAAGGCCCTGAAGGACAGCGTGAACGGCTGAGCCACCGGGTTCAGTCCGATCTTCACGGTTCAAGGGCCGCCCGCAGGGCGGCCCTTTCGTTTTGGGAAGGGGCGCGGCCCGTCCCCGGAAACGCGACCGACCCGGCGAAGGGCCAACGGGGCGGTATCCGGTCGGACCGGCCGGGTCCGATGACAGCCGGGCGCCTGCCTGGGCTGTCGACAACCTGACCTCTCTGGCATTTCCCGCGTTGTTGCCGGGGGTGCGACCGGCCCGGGCTCAGAAGCCTGCCCCCGTGTCCGCGTAATGGACCTGGCCCCGGGGCAGACGCAGGCCGCGGTCGGCGGCCTCATCGGTGACCAGATGGTCGATCTCGTCGAGGCGGCAGATCGAGACCCGGCTTTCGGTGCCGATCTTCTCGGAATGGCACAGCATGATGCAGTCGCGCGAGCGCCGCATCATGGCACGGGCGACCT is part of the Rhodovulum sp. MB263 genome and encodes:
- a CDS encoding exodeoxyribonuclease VII small subunit — translated: MTEKTIGEMTFEDAMRALEEAVAALERGDVPLEESIALSERAMKLRQHCEAKLRDAEAKIEAMTLDASGNPTGTKPAEGL
- a CDS encoding histone deacetylase family protein — protein: MTTAFLTHPDGLDHATPPGHSECAGRLRAVTGALSAGRFAGLLRAEAPLADEADLLRAHPQAHIDAVRAAIPAGGTAPLDPDTHVSPGSYRAALRALGGVLRAVDMVMAGTAANAFVAMRPPGHHAEPARAMGFCLFSNIAIAAKYALDRHGLCRVAVVDFDVHHGNGTQDVLWDEPRTLFVSSHQMPLYPGTGEAAETGIAENVLNLPLAPRSDGRAFRAAFEAHALPRLDAFAPDLVLVSAGFDAHAADPLAELAWRVEDFAWITHRLCDIAETHSGGRLVSTLEGGYDLEALGASAAAHVAVLMERGA
- a CDS encoding response regulator produces the protein MGEAELHLLIVDDDERIRELLRKFLMRQGFWVSTARDADHARKLLQGLEFDLIVLDVMMPGEDGIALTGALRQAITTPILLLTARGETSDRIRGLEAGADDYLPKPFEPKELLLRINAILRRVPQLRPENELPQVLQLGPVRYDVGRGELWQGEERVRLTATEAQLMKIFSASPGEAVSRTRLVEELGRDGGQAQERAVDVQITRLRRKIENDPKQPRYLQTVRGEGYMLAPD
- a CDS encoding branched-chain amino acid aminotransferase, translating into MTGYDDRDGVIWMDGKLVPWREANVHILTHALHYASAVFEGERAYGGKIFKSREHSERLKRSANMIDFEIPYTVDQIEDAKAEVIKANGLTDCYVRPLAWRGSGPDMGVASEQNPVRMAIAVWEWGAYYGAAKMKGAKLDISKWKRPSPETVPSQAKAAGLYMICTMSKHAAHAKGCTDAMMFDYRGYVAEATGANIFFVKDGEVHTPKADCFLNGLTRQTVIGLLQEKGVTVHERHIEAAELEGFEQCWLTGTAAEVTPVAEIGDYSFEVGALTHDIAETYEKHVRA
- a CDS encoding AMP nucleosidase is translated as MPDHSDLPLSSPSLPAPESFTDAARAVERLVEIYETAIGFLRARFDEVLAGSAPRARFRAVYPEIRFSTVTHALVDSRLSFGHVAEPGTYVTTVTRPDLFANYLRQQIGLLLENHGQPVVIGPSTTPIPIHFAMGSAGVTVPQDGALDVPLRDLFDVPDLTTTNDDIVNGTWSMPEGVARPLAPFTAQRVDYSLARLAHYTATAPEHFQNHVLFTNYQFYVEEFEALARRALADPDSGYTALVGPGNAEIRAPETQLPVPLKLPQMPSYHLKRPDGQGITLVNIGVGPSNAKTATDHIAVLRPHAWLMVGHCAGLRNSQRLGDFVLAHGYLREDHVLDNDLPLWVPIPALAEIQVALEDAVEEVTQLEGYGLKRIMRTGTVATIDNRNWELSDQTGPVQRLSQSRAIALDMESATIAANGFRFRVPYGTLLCVSDRPLHGELKLPGMASDFYKTQVARHLAIGVRAMELLRDMPLERIHSRKLRSFEETAFL
- a CDS encoding SDR family oxidoreductase, which codes for MTGTLLSIGHGYSARELAQSLGPGWRVIGTSRSPEGVEALRRTGIEARIWPGEDLGPDLAAATHLMTSVPPGASGDPVLAALGETLRAARHLRWVGYLSTTGVYGDHGGDWVDESAELTPATSRGAARVAAEAGWAALDLPLHIFRLAGIYGPGRSPLERVREGRAQRIVKEGQVFSRIHVEDIAQVLAASMAAPDPGAVYNLADDEPAPPDEVIAFAAEMLGLPVPPAIPFEKAELSPMARSFYAESKRVRNDRIKTDLGVHLRHPDYRAGLAALLEAERAAMIR
- a CDS encoding HU family DNA-binding protein, whose product is MAKPMTKTQLVAALAEEMEADKKTASAALDAITAIITREVAAGGSVTLPSVGKIYCRERPERMVRNPATGEQFKKDADKVVKVTIAKALKDSVNG
- a CDS encoding MarR family winged helix-turn-helix transcriptional regulator is translated as MAQIAPAVAQKSGESLLFLTDEQLRKGIEAMFFAYRGFTADPDRILEERGYGRAHHRAVHFIHRAPGTTVNNLLSILGVTKQSLNRVLRSLIEDGLVESRVGHRDKRERHLYLTEAGLDLEHHLSDAQRARMRDAYRAAGPAAVAGFRQVLEAMMDPEMRRHFHRITERGS
- a CDS encoding polyprenyl synthetase family protein codes for the protein MFQSSLKSAAERIETRLTEALAGAADQPVTHAMRYAVSGGKRLRGFLVLESAALYGIAPEAAVDAAAAVEALHAYSLVHDDMPCMDNDDLRRGQPTLHVKWDEGTALLTGDALQTLAFDLLAAPACHPDPAVRIDLVASLAKASGIDGMVLGQAQDIAAETAGRPLTLDEITALQANKTGALIRWSAEAGARLAGADTGPLTAYSTALGLAFQIADDILDVEGDAAKTGKRVHKDAEAGKATFVSLLGLDGARARARALVEEAEAALSSFGGQADPLKAAARFVISRES
- the dxs gene encoding 1-deoxy-D-xylulose-5-phosphate synthase, with product MNNRPNTPLLDGIASPSDLKGLSDAQLAQVAQELRQEVVSAVSETGGHLGAGLGVVELTVALHAVFDTPRDKLIWDVSHQCYPHKILTGRRDRIRTLRQQGGLSGFCKRSESEFDPFGAGHSSTSISAALGFAVARDLGTAPEAGVGDAIAVIGDGSLSAGMAYEALNHAGHLGKRLIVILNDNEMSIAPPVGAMSRYLNRLYAGAPFQEFKSIAKGAIKHLPEPFQEGAKRAKDLVKQVTVGGTLFEELGFSYVGPVDGHDLEQLLAILRTVKTRATGPMLIHAITKKGKGYAPAENAPDCGHGVSKFDIETGVQKKTPANAPSYTKVFAEALIREARADRKVVAVTAAMPDGTGLNLFAERFPERIFDVGIAEQHAVTFSAGLAAGGQKPFCAIYSTFLQRGYDQIVHDVAIQRLPVRFAIDRAGLVGADGATHAGAFDTAFLANLPGMVVMAAADEAELVHMVATAVAHDEGPIAFRYPRGEGVGVELPEKGVPLEIGKGRIVQEGKRVALLSFGTRLKEVREAAKALSAEGIEPTIADARFAKPLDEELILQLAREHEALITIEEGAIGGFGSHVAQLLAEKGVFDEGLKFRSMVLPDTFIDHASAEAMYADARLNAADIEAKVRQVLAGGAAQAALRA